The following are encoded in a window of Verrucomicrobiota bacterium genomic DNA:
- a CDS encoding response regulator, giving the protein MTWRRERDDFIITRNLFSEVEQERYDLTWAATYDAGREQLLRGEHDLYLIDYRLGIHNGLDLLREAKRLGCAAPIIMLTGVGDQQVDIEAIKAGAADYLVKGQITPALLHRAVSHAVQRKRIEQQLRESEEQLGQAQKMELHQSLPVVAEPLRQRPRRHAQRRRTLHSHGSRSRPRVARRVSRNARGRIRLHQRFRHGHRDG; this is encoded by the coding sequence ATGACCTGGCGGAGGGAAAGGGATGATTTCATTATCACGCGCAACCTCTTTTCGGAGGTCGAGCAAGAACGCTACGATCTGACCTGGGCTGCCACCTATGACGCGGGCCGCGAACAGTTGCTGCGGGGGGAACATGACCTGTACCTGATCGATTACCGGCTCGGGATTCACAATGGCCTCGACCTCTTGCGGGAAGCCAAGCGCCTCGGATGCGCCGCGCCGATCATCATGCTGACTGGCGTCGGCGACCAACAAGTGGATATTGAGGCCATCAAAGCGGGCGCGGCGGATTATCTGGTCAAAGGGCAGATCACTCCGGCGCTGCTTCATCGCGCTGTCAGCCACGCCGTCCAACGCAAAAGAATCGAACAGCAACTCCGCGAAAGCGAAGAGCAGCTAGGGCAAGCGCAAAAGATGGAATTGCACCAGTCGTTACCAGTCGTTGCTGAACCTTTGCGTCAACGCCCGCGACGCCATGCCCAACGGCGGCGAACTTTGCATTCGCACGGAAGTCGTTCCCGGCCACGCGTGGCAAGGCGTGTTTCCAGAAATGCGAGAGG